The Hyphomicrobiales bacterium genome includes a region encoding these proteins:
- a CDS encoding cation:proton antiporter subunit C, with the protein MELLEPILHHYNHWITIFLMVSGLYIVVARGNMVKKLVGLSLFQTSVYLLYISPGKILGGTPPILAEGYSVYSNPLPHVLILTAIVVGVATLALGLALVVRINEEFGTIEEDEIFQMISEE; encoded by the coding sequence ATGGAGCTGCTGGAGCCGATCCTGCATCACTACAACCATTGGATCACCATCTTCCTGATGGTCTCGGGCCTCTACATCGTCGTCGCCCGCGGCAACATGGTGAAGAAGCTGGTGGGCCTGAGCCTGTTCCAGACGTCCGTCTACCTGCTCTACATCTCTCCCGGAAAGATCCTCGGCGGCACCCCGCCGATCCTCGCCGAGGGCTATTCCGTCTATTCCAACCCGCTCCCGCACGTGCTGATCCTGACGGCGATCGTCGTCGGCGTCGCCACCCTGGCGCTCGGCCTGGCGCTGGTCGTGCGCATCAACGAGGAATTCGGCACCATCGAGGAGGATGAAATCTTTCAGATGATCTCCGAAGAATGA